Proteins from a genomic interval of Gossypium hirsutum isolate 1008001.06 chromosome A09, Gossypium_hirsutum_v2.1, whole genome shotgun sequence:
- the LOC107889225 gene encoding serine/threonine-protein phosphatase BSL3 isoform X2 has protein sequence MDVDSSMVPETDHDQNQNGASQSSAPMEREQQQQNQQLENQASPPGPVGSAPTSAQQQSAAAPPATQGQPQTPVVGPRWAPTYSVVNAIIQKKEDGPGPRCGHTLTAVVAVGEEGTPGYIGPRLILFGGATALEGNSAASGTPSSAGSAGIRLAGATADVHCYDVLSNKWSRITPFGEPPTPRAAHVATAVGTMVVIQGGIGPAGLSAEDLHVLDLTQQRPRWHRVVVQGPGPGPRYGHVMALVGQRYLMAIGGNDGKRPLADVWALDTAAKPYEWRKLEPEGEGPPPCMYATASARSDGLLLLCGGRDANSVPLASAYGLAKHRDGRWEWAIAPGVSPSPRYQHAAVFVNARLHVSGGALGGGRMVEDSSSVAVLDTAAGVWCDTKSVVTSPRTGRYSADAAGGDASVELTRRCRHAAAAVGDLIFIYGGLRGGVLLDDLLVAEDLAAAETTAAASHAAAAAAASNVNAGRLPGRYGFGDERERQTMPEAAPDGAVVLGSPVAPPVNGDMYTDISTENAMLQGSRRMSKGVEYLVEAAAAEAEAISATLAAAKARQVNGEVELPDRDRGAEATPSGKQMSTLIKMPDSAGSNNVAPAGVRLHHRAVVVAAETGGALGGMVRQLSIDQFENEGRRVSYGTPESATAARKLLDRQMSINSVPKKVIAHLLKPRGWKPPVRRQFFLDCNEIADLCESAEKIFAAEPTVLQLKAPIKIFGDLHGQFGDLMRLFDEYGAPSTAGDIAYIDYLFLGDYVDRGQHSLETITLLLALKVEYPHNVHLIRGNHEAADINALFGFRIECIERMGERDGIWAWHRINRLFNWLPLAALIEKKIICMHGGIGRSINHVEQIENLQRPITMEAGSIVLMDLLWSDPTENDSVEGLRPNARGPGLVTFGVISE, from the exons ATGGATGTGGATTCGTCGATGGTGCCTGAGACTGACCACGATCAGAATCAAAACGGAGCTTCTCAATCTTCAGCGCCGATGGAGAGGGAGCAACAGCAACAAAACCAGCAACTAGAGAACCAGGCTTCGCCACCGGGACCTGTTGGATCTGCGCCCACTTCGGCGCAACAACAGTCTGCTGCTGCCCCACCTGCTACTCAGGGACAGCCGCAAACGCCGGTGGTTGGGCCAAGATGGGCGCCCACTTATTCGGTGGTTAATGCGATTATTCAGAAGAAAGAAGACGGGCCAGGTCCTAGGTGTGGGCATACTCTAACGGCTGTGGTAGCTGTGGGGGAAGAAGGGACGCCTGGGTATATTGGGCCCAGGTTGATTTTATTTGGTGGCGCCACGGCACTCGAAGGGAATTCTGCTGCTTCTGGGACTCCATCGTCGGCTGGAAGCGCTGGCATCa GACTAGCAGGTGCCACTGCTGATGTGCACTGTTATGATGTGTTAAGTAATAAATGGTCTAG GATCACGCCCTTTGGAGAGCCACCTACACCAAGGGCAGCTCATGTGGCAACTGCCGTGGGAACTATGGTCGTTATTCAG GGTGGAATTGGTCCAGCTGGTTTGTCTGCTGAGGATCTTCACGTTCTTGATCTCACACAGCAGCGACCACGGTGGCATAG GGTTGTTGTGCAAGGCCCTGGGCCAGGGCCACGTTATGGACATGTGATGGCTTTGGTGGGACAAAGGTATCTCATGGCTATTGGTGGAAATGATG GAAAACGACCTTTGGCTGATGTATGGGCCCTGGATACTGCTGCCAAGCCTTATGAATGGCGTAAATTGGAACCTGAAGGGGAAGGCCCACCTCCATGCAt GTATGCTACTGCAAGTGCACGATCAGATGGTCTCCTTCTGCTCTGTGGAGGGAGGGATGCTAACAGTGTG CCATTGGCTAGTGCATATGGACTTGCAAAACACAGGGATGGTCGATGGGAATGGGCAATTGCTCCGGGTGTCTCACCATCACCAAGATATCAACATGCTGCT GTCTTTGTCAATGCAAGGCTCCATGTTTCTGGTGGGGCACTTGGTGGTGGACGCATGGTTGAAGACTCGTCAAGTGTTGCAG TGTTGGATACTGCTGCGGGAGTTTGGTGTGATACAAAATCTGTTGTTACTAGTCCGAGGACAGGCAGATACAGTGCAGATGCTGCCGGAGGAGATGCCTCTGTTGAGTTGACAAGGCGCTGCAGACATGCAGCTGCTGCTGTTGGTGacttaatatttatttatggTGGTTTACGTGGTG GTGTGTTGCTTGATGACTTGCTTGTTGCTGAAGACCTGGCTGCTGCTGAGACAACAGCAGCAGCTTCACATGCTGCGGCTGCAGCAGCTGCTTCTAATGTGAATGCAGGGCGGTTACCTGGAAGGTATGGTTTTGGTGATGAAAGAGAAAGGCAAACAATGCCTGAAGCAGCTCCTGATGGAGCAGTTGTGCTGGGAAGTCCAGTTGCTCCCCCTGTAAATGGGGATATGTATACCGACATAAGCACTGAAAATGCCATGCTTCAAGGATCCCG GAGAATGAGCAAAGGTGTTGAGTATTTAGTTGAGGCTGCAGCTGCTGAAGCTGAGGCTATTAGTGCCACATTGGCTGCTGCCAAGGCACGACAAGTTAATGGAGAAGTTGAACTTCCTGATAGGGATCGAGGGGCAGAGGCTACACCTAGTGGAAAACAAATGTCTACCTTGATTAAAATGCCTGATTCTGCTGGGTCAAATAATGTTGCTCCAGCTGGAGTTAGGCTTCACCACAGAGCT GTGGTTGTGGCTGCAGAGACTGGTGGAGCTTTAGGTGGGATGGTAAGACAGCTTTCTATTGACCAATTTGAAAATGAAGGCAGGCGGGTTAGCTATGGGACTCCTGAGAGTGCAACTGCAGCAAGGAAACTATTAGATAGGCAGATGTCTATCAATAGTGTCCCCAAAAAG GTCATTGCACATCTTTTGAAGCCTCGTGGTTGGAAACCTCCAGTTCGTCGACAGTTTTTCTTAGATTGCAATGAAATAGCAGATCTCTGTGAAAGTGCTGAAAAAATATTTGCTGCCGAACCAACTGTTTTACAGCTGAAAGCTCCTATTAAGATTTTTGGTGATCTACATGGACAATTTGGGGATCTTATGCGCCTTTTTGATGAATATGGTGCACCTTCAACAGCTGGGGACATTGC ATATATCGATTATCTCTTCTTAGGAGATTATGTGGACCGGGGCCAACACAGCTTGGAGACCATTACTCTTCTGCTTGCATTGAAG GTTGAGTATCCCCATAATGTACATTTAATTAGGGGAAATCATGAGGCTGCAGATATCAATGCACTTTTTGGCTTCCGGATTGAGTGTATTGAGCGCATG GGTGAGAGAGATGGAATATGGGCATGGCATCGCATAAACCGGTTATTTAATTGGCTTCCTCTGGCAGCTCTAATTGAGAAGAAAATCATTTGTATGCATGGTGGCATTGGTCGGTCTATAAATCATGTGGAACAGATTGAGAACCTACAGCGTCCCATTACAATGGAAGCAGGCTCAATTGTTCTTATGGATTTATTATG GTCTGATCCAACAGAAAATGATAGTGTGGAAGGGTTGCGACCAAATGCTAGAGGTCCAGGGTTGGTTACTTTTGGG GTCATTTCTGAGTAA
- the LOC107889225 gene encoding serine/threonine-protein phosphatase BSL3 isoform X1, whose protein sequence is MDVDSSMVPETDHDQNQNGASQSSAPMEREQQQQNQQLENQASPPGPVGSAPTSAQQQSAAAPPATQGQPQTPVVGPRWAPTYSVVNAIIQKKEDGPGPRCGHTLTAVVAVGEEGTPGYIGPRLILFGGATALEGNSAASGTPSSAGSAGIRLAGATADVHCYDVLSNKWSRITPFGEPPTPRAAHVATAVGTMVVIQGGIGPAGLSAEDLHVLDLTQQRPRWHRVVVQGPGPGPRYGHVMALVGQRYLMAIGGNDGKRPLADVWALDTAAKPYEWRKLEPEGEGPPPCMYATASARSDGLLLLCGGRDANSVPLASAYGLAKHRDGRWEWAIAPGVSPSPRYQHAAVFVNARLHVSGGALGGGRMVEDSSSVAVLDTAAGVWCDTKSVVTSPRTGRYSADAAGGDASVELTRRCRHAAAAVGDLIFIYGGLRGGVLLDDLLVAEDLAAAETTAAASHAAAAAAASNVNAGRLPGRYGFGDERERQTMPEAAPDGAVVLGSPVAPPVNGDMYTDISTENAMLQGSRRMSKGVEYLVEAAAAEAEAISATLAAAKARQVNGEVELPDRDRGAEATPSGKQMSTLIKMPDSAGSNNVAPAGVRLHHRAVVVAAETGGALGGMVRQLSIDQFENEGRRVSYGTPESATAARKLLDRQMSINSVPKKVIAHLLKPRGWKPPVRRQFFLDCNEIADLCESAEKIFAAEPTVLQLKAPIKIFGDLHGQFGDLMRLFDEYGAPSTAGDIAYIDYLFLGDYVDRGQHSLETITLLLALKVEYPHNVHLIRGNHEAADINALFGFRIECIERMGERDGIWAWHRINRLFNWLPLAALIEKKIICMHGGIGRSINHVEQIENLQRPITMEAGSIVLMDLLWSDPTENDSVEGLRPNARGPGLVTFGPDRVMEFCNNNDLQLIVRAHECVMDGFERFAQGHLITLFSATNYCGTANNAGAILVLGRDLVVVPKLIHPLPPAMSSPEASPECHIEDTWMQELNANRPPTPTRGRPQVANDRGSLAWI, encoded by the exons ATGGATGTGGATTCGTCGATGGTGCCTGAGACTGACCACGATCAGAATCAAAACGGAGCTTCTCAATCTTCAGCGCCGATGGAGAGGGAGCAACAGCAACAAAACCAGCAACTAGAGAACCAGGCTTCGCCACCGGGACCTGTTGGATCTGCGCCCACTTCGGCGCAACAACAGTCTGCTGCTGCCCCACCTGCTACTCAGGGACAGCCGCAAACGCCGGTGGTTGGGCCAAGATGGGCGCCCACTTATTCGGTGGTTAATGCGATTATTCAGAAGAAAGAAGACGGGCCAGGTCCTAGGTGTGGGCATACTCTAACGGCTGTGGTAGCTGTGGGGGAAGAAGGGACGCCTGGGTATATTGGGCCCAGGTTGATTTTATTTGGTGGCGCCACGGCACTCGAAGGGAATTCTGCTGCTTCTGGGACTCCATCGTCGGCTGGAAGCGCTGGCATCa GACTAGCAGGTGCCACTGCTGATGTGCACTGTTATGATGTGTTAAGTAATAAATGGTCTAG GATCACGCCCTTTGGAGAGCCACCTACACCAAGGGCAGCTCATGTGGCAACTGCCGTGGGAACTATGGTCGTTATTCAG GGTGGAATTGGTCCAGCTGGTTTGTCTGCTGAGGATCTTCACGTTCTTGATCTCACACAGCAGCGACCACGGTGGCATAG GGTTGTTGTGCAAGGCCCTGGGCCAGGGCCACGTTATGGACATGTGATGGCTTTGGTGGGACAAAGGTATCTCATGGCTATTGGTGGAAATGATG GAAAACGACCTTTGGCTGATGTATGGGCCCTGGATACTGCTGCCAAGCCTTATGAATGGCGTAAATTGGAACCTGAAGGGGAAGGCCCACCTCCATGCAt GTATGCTACTGCAAGTGCACGATCAGATGGTCTCCTTCTGCTCTGTGGAGGGAGGGATGCTAACAGTGTG CCATTGGCTAGTGCATATGGACTTGCAAAACACAGGGATGGTCGATGGGAATGGGCAATTGCTCCGGGTGTCTCACCATCACCAAGATATCAACATGCTGCT GTCTTTGTCAATGCAAGGCTCCATGTTTCTGGTGGGGCACTTGGTGGTGGACGCATGGTTGAAGACTCGTCAAGTGTTGCAG TGTTGGATACTGCTGCGGGAGTTTGGTGTGATACAAAATCTGTTGTTACTAGTCCGAGGACAGGCAGATACAGTGCAGATGCTGCCGGAGGAGATGCCTCTGTTGAGTTGACAAGGCGCTGCAGACATGCAGCTGCTGCTGTTGGTGacttaatatttatttatggTGGTTTACGTGGTG GTGTGTTGCTTGATGACTTGCTTGTTGCTGAAGACCTGGCTGCTGCTGAGACAACAGCAGCAGCTTCACATGCTGCGGCTGCAGCAGCTGCTTCTAATGTGAATGCAGGGCGGTTACCTGGAAGGTATGGTTTTGGTGATGAAAGAGAAAGGCAAACAATGCCTGAAGCAGCTCCTGATGGAGCAGTTGTGCTGGGAAGTCCAGTTGCTCCCCCTGTAAATGGGGATATGTATACCGACATAAGCACTGAAAATGCCATGCTTCAAGGATCCCG GAGAATGAGCAAAGGTGTTGAGTATTTAGTTGAGGCTGCAGCTGCTGAAGCTGAGGCTATTAGTGCCACATTGGCTGCTGCCAAGGCACGACAAGTTAATGGAGAAGTTGAACTTCCTGATAGGGATCGAGGGGCAGAGGCTACACCTAGTGGAAAACAAATGTCTACCTTGATTAAAATGCCTGATTCTGCTGGGTCAAATAATGTTGCTCCAGCTGGAGTTAGGCTTCACCACAGAGCT GTGGTTGTGGCTGCAGAGACTGGTGGAGCTTTAGGTGGGATGGTAAGACAGCTTTCTATTGACCAATTTGAAAATGAAGGCAGGCGGGTTAGCTATGGGACTCCTGAGAGTGCAACTGCAGCAAGGAAACTATTAGATAGGCAGATGTCTATCAATAGTGTCCCCAAAAAG GTCATTGCACATCTTTTGAAGCCTCGTGGTTGGAAACCTCCAGTTCGTCGACAGTTTTTCTTAGATTGCAATGAAATAGCAGATCTCTGTGAAAGTGCTGAAAAAATATTTGCTGCCGAACCAACTGTTTTACAGCTGAAAGCTCCTATTAAGATTTTTGGTGATCTACATGGACAATTTGGGGATCTTATGCGCCTTTTTGATGAATATGGTGCACCTTCAACAGCTGGGGACATTGC ATATATCGATTATCTCTTCTTAGGAGATTATGTGGACCGGGGCCAACACAGCTTGGAGACCATTACTCTTCTGCTTGCATTGAAG GTTGAGTATCCCCATAATGTACATTTAATTAGGGGAAATCATGAGGCTGCAGATATCAATGCACTTTTTGGCTTCCGGATTGAGTGTATTGAGCGCATG GGTGAGAGAGATGGAATATGGGCATGGCATCGCATAAACCGGTTATTTAATTGGCTTCCTCTGGCAGCTCTAATTGAGAAGAAAATCATTTGTATGCATGGTGGCATTGGTCGGTCTATAAATCATGTGGAACAGATTGAGAACCTACAGCGTCCCATTACAATGGAAGCAGGCTCAATTGTTCTTATGGATTTATTATG GTCTGATCCAACAGAAAATGATAGTGTGGAAGGGTTGCGACCAAATGCTAGAGGTCCAGGGTTGGTTACTTTTGGG CCTGATCGTGTTATGGAATTCTGCAATAATAATGATCTTCAGTTAATTGTTCGTGCTCATGAGTGTGTTATGGATGGCTTTGAGCGCTTTGCCCAGGGACATTTGATCACTCTATTTTCGGCAACCAATTATTGTG GCACCGCAAATAATGCTGGCGCTATCTTAGTTTTGGGTAGAGATCTCGTGGTAGTTCCAAAGCTGATTCATCCTTTACCCCCAGCAATGTCATCTCCAGAAGCATCACCGGAATGTCATATAGAAGATACATGGATGCAG GAGTTGAATGCTAACAGACCTCCGACACCTACTAGAGGTCGTCCTCAAGTGGCAAATGATCGAGGCTCTCTTGCTTGGATATAA